From Calditrichota bacterium:
TGAAAAGCAATCAGGTTCGCCATCTCTTCGTCCAACGAAACGCCGGAAACCGATTCCATCTTCATCGCGAGCTGCTGGATGTATGCGTTGAGGTTTTCCACGCTGTTGTTCGCAGCCTGGACGTCCAATCCCAAGGCGGCGATGGTGCTGCGAAAGAAACCG
This genomic window contains:
- a CDS encoding flagellar hook-associated protein FlgK, producing the protein GFFRSTIAALGLDVQAANNSVENLNAYIQQLAMKMESVSGVSLDEEMANLIAFQRAYQASARVVNVVDELMQTVLEMI